A DNA window from Cutaneotrichosporon cavernicola HIS019 DNA, chromosome: 2 contains the following coding sequences:
- the KIN2 gene encoding uncharacterized protein (Kinase associated domain 1) — protein MERTGRSAMAYQPLPAHLHAAAQEPISANGMTTPSYGGLVAPGVEWDYVTNPDGTKSRAPSRSPQRGTEAHRSLSNPMDASSSGSNDLKVPYAAPAASSAHAFTSHPSSHPHEPTISEEANAYIGRSVTQAQAASHGHDPAQSLQPPPVPQQNPPRPGHAPASPRHFGQPQTLDNTSTPGSSMPRDDPPSERERRERDRDRDRDRDRDRDRDRDRDRDHPAKSDRHASGHSSSAAQGTSKRRQYRQVGDWILQKTLGQGSMGKVKLGVNIHTQERCAVKIVPRHRDDPSKVDSSGRSKDESKEIRTVREASISLLLHHPYICGMRDFLVHQNHYYMVFEYIDGGQMLDYIIAHGRLRERAARKFARQIGSALDYCHHNNIVHRDLKIENILISNNGNIKIIDFGLSNLYSPLRHLSTFCGSLYFAAPELLNAKLYTGPEVDVWSFGIVLYVLVCGKVPFDDQSMPALHAKIKRGLAEYPAWLSNDCKSLLQRMLNTNPQERATLAEVLAHPWMTKGFENRAPESHLIHREPLRAEDLDMSVIQRMQGFTFGTPEEIRDNLVKVLNSEPYQRCVTQWETRRESRRPGGPGLNGSTSQTLLSAEMESPKKKRFSGFDLKKKFFKEEKRAEEPAPAVKEPLDPSSGFDPLISVYFLAREKKERAKVYGDAHFASSRGSLDAASIKPADFGSNLPSVPAPAAAHAATSAMAYDNAPGTQRDHFGQPRLRAEELAAGKSVLQPPTVDFAKSNLADVPIAARREGRHGQQPMSMGTAATAAMEGDGRRMSESLDNAERRISVGSMTANMAKTSLSRLPSQRDSKNTSTGTAVNPVTPPEYQIPVGYIQDKSGGIRPIGSPELDEIEVADVANIDVKSVYLKGLFSVSTTSTKSARTLLRDISHVLDRIGIKYRPIRGGFECIHVPSIDLKSVVHGDEARSQLHVPVGNESSTSKNKLSLRTSNAGGSTTTTGRGESPSPATHAIGSSGTVGMLDSASGGPKPARIDLDDADAWGAQFGASSTLCVRFEVFVVKVPWLPLHGIQFRRIGGDGWQYQQLAKTILREMRL, from the exons ATGGAGCGCACCGGCCGCTCGGCCATGGCTTATCAGCCGCTTCCGGCCCATCTCCACGCTGCCGCGCAAGAACCAATCTCGGCAAACGGCATGACCACTCCTAGCTACGGCGGCCTCGTTGCCCCAGGCGTCGAGTGGGACTATGTCACTAACCCGGACGGCACGAAAAG CCGCGCACCATCGCGATCCCCACAGCGCGGTACCGAGGCCCACCGTTCTTTATCAAACCCGATGGACGCCTCTAGCTCGGGCTCAAACGACCTCAAAGTGCCCTACGCTGCGCCCGCTGCGTCGTCGGCACATGCTTTCACGTCGCACCCGTCCTCTCACCCTCACGAGCCCACGATATCGGAGGAGGCCAACGCTTACATCGGCCGGAGCGTTACGCAGGCCCAGGCAGCTTCGCATGGCCATGACCCCGCTCAGTCCTTGCAGCCTCCACCTGTTCCCCAACAAAACCCGCCCAGACCAGGTCACGCCCCAGCGAGCCCTCGCCACTTTGGCCAGCCGCAAACACTCGACAACACCTCTACCCCGGGGTCTTCGATGCCAAGGGACGACCCACCAAGCGAGagggagcggcgcgagcgtgaCCGCGACCGAGACAGAGATCGTGACCGTGACCgtgaccgcgaccgcgaccgcgaccgcgaccacCCCGCAAAGTCAGACCGTCACGCGAGTGGGCACTCTTCGTCGGCCGCGCAGGGGACATCCAAGCGGCGCCAATACCGCCAAGTGGGCGACTGGATCCTCCAGAAGACGCTTGGCCAGGGATCGATGggcaaggtcaagctcggcgtcaaTATCCATACCCAGGAGCGCTGTGCTGTCAAGATCGTTCCCCGCCACCGGGACGACCCGAGCAAGGTCGATAGCTCTGGTCGCAGCAAAGACGAGTCCAAAGAGATCCGCACGGTGCGCGAAGCCTCGATATCTTTactcctccaccacccctACATCTGCGGCATGCGCGACTTCCTCGTGCACCAGAACCACTACTACATGGTGTTCGAGTACATTGACGGCGGCCAAATGCTCGACTACATCATTGCACATGGACGTCTGCGtgagcgcgccgcccgcaaGTTTGCGCGCCAGATTGGTTCGGCCCTCGATTACTGCCATCACAACAACATTGTCCATCGTGACCTGAAGATTGAGAACATCCTGATCTCAAACAACGGTAATATCAAAATCATTGACTTTGGCCTGTCCAACTTGTACTCGCCGCTTCGTCATCTATCGACGTTCTGCGGCTCCCTCTACTTCGCCGCACCGGAACTTTTGAATGCCAAGCTCTACACCGGtcccgaggtcgacgtgtGGTCGTTCGGCATCGTCCTCTACGTTCTTGTGTGCGGCAAGGTTCCCTTTGACGACCAGTCGATGCCGGCCCTTCATGCTAAGATCAAGCGTGGTCTGGCCGAGTACCCGGCCTGGTTAAGCAACGACTGCAAGTCGCTGCTACAGCGCATGCTCAACACGAACCCACAAGAGCGTGCCACTCTTGCCGAGGTCCTTGCCCATCCGTGGATGACCAAGGGCTTTGAGAACCGCGCCCCAGAGTCGCACCTGATCCACCGCGAGCCTCTGCGCGCAGAGGACCTGGACATGAGCGTAATTCAACGCATGCAGGGCTTCACGTTCGGTACGCCAGAGGAGATCCGCGACAACCTGGTCAAGGTTCTCAACTCGGAGCCGTACCAACGCTGTGTGACGCAGTGGGAGACACGTCGCGAGTCTCGCCGCCCGGGTGGGCCGGGGCTAAACGGTTCGACGTCTCAAACTCTGCTCTCGGCTGAGATGGAGTCGCCCAAGAAAAAGCGCTTCAGCGGTTTTGACCTGAAGAAGAAGTTcttcaaggaggagaagagggcCGAGGAGCCGGCACCAGCCGTCAAGGAGCCCCTTGACCCGAGCAGTGGCTTTGACCCTCTCATCTCGGTTTACTTCCTTGCGcgggagaagaaggagcgAGCAAAGGTGTACGGTGACGCCCACTTTGCTTCGTCGCGCGGCAGTCTGGACGCTGCGTCTATCAAGCCTGCCGACTTTGGCAGCAATTTGCCCAGCGTCCCTGCCCCGGCggccgcccatgccgcgACAAGCGCCATGGCCTACGACAATGCACCTGGCACTCAAAGAGACCACTTTGGGCAACCAAGGTtgcgcgccgaggaactGGCGGCGGGCAAGAGCGTCTTGCAGCCCCCTACTGTGGACTTTGCAAAGTCCAACCTTGCCGACGTTCCCATTGCAGCTAGGCGCGAGGGCCGGCATGGACAACAACCCATGAGCATGGGGACAGCGGCGACCGCTGCGAtggagggcgacggccgCAGAATGTCGGAATCACTCGAcaacgccgagcgccgcaTCTCTGTGGGCTCGATGACTGCCAACATGGCCAAGACGTCTCTCTCGCGCTTGCCAAGCCAGCGCGACTCAAAAAACACTTCGACGGGCACAGCCGTCAACCCCGTCACCCCGCCCGAATACCAGATTCCTGTGGGCTACATCCAGGACAAGAGCGGTGGTATCCGGCCTATCGGCTCACCCGAGCtggacgagatcgaggtcgccgacgtcgccaacaTTGACGTCAAGAGCGTCTACCTCAAGGGCCTGTTCTCGGTGTCGACCACGAGCACCAAGTCGGCGCGGACGCTGTTGAGAGACATTTcccacgtcctcgaccgcatTGGCATCAAGTACCGGCCTATCCGTGGTGGGTTCGAGTGCATCCACGTGCCGTCCATCGACCTCAAGTCGGTCGtgcacggcgacgaggcgcgctCGCAGTTACACGTGCCAGTGGGCAACgagtcgtcgacgtcgaagaACAAGCTCTCACTGCGTACCTCGAACGCGGGGGGCTCAACGACGACCACGGGCCGTGGCGAGTCACCATCCCCCGCAACGCACGCCATTGGTTCGTCGGGCACGGTCGGCAtgctcgactcggcgtcTGGTGGGCCCAAGCCCGCCCGCATAgatctcgacgacgcggatGCGTGGGGCGCACAGTTTGGCGCAAGCAGCACGCTGTGTGTGCGCTTCGAGGTGTTTGTTGTCAAG GTACCGTGGCTCCCGCTCCACGGCATCCAGTTCCGTCGCATCGGTGGCGACGGTTGGCAGTACCAGCAGCTCGCGAAGACGATCTTGCGTGAGATGCGGTTGTAA
- a CDS encoding uncharacterized protein (Protein of unknown function (DUF3419)): MIKPTQAALLASGFLLFTGLTPIKTLLAPHLDMTPAVLGWSLASLAWALVLLGVSSVLRTPLIFAWNCFVKPFLPVNKDGGQKAHLDAFYEGQADVYDSTRTHLLKGRETMLQLLASHLKAQPVPPSEKHKKRIWVDIGGGTGWNIEHMDQYLPHTYWDAIYLVDLCEPLLEVAKRRFAAKGWKNVHVLCQDASRFVLPEWESGELDPRGSLTAITLSYSLSMIPPFYQLLDRCDQVLDPQRGLLGVVDFYTSRDAGVKERALGTQSKRVSWMAKWFWECWFEFDNVHLHHSRRDYLEYKMGTIKTYNARNNFLNSWFISIPFYIFLGCSRQRDATAASRAFEIEAGNRLGQGRGGLLTPSSPFACSPMSSPEKLGAVPEITIGPAAIERAVAEGDYTQTLFDAGAPLSPFHYQLRKAWRVPYLEEKVHQEFRTHIYGWTWEDPDVDVKRLGLNKDDEVLAITSAGDNVLHYALAAQCKRVHAVDMNPCQGHILELKLAAMQTLDYADFWRIFGEGAHPDFTKLLTSKMAPFLSSHAYAYWMKHADQFQRNFYFRGYSGWALRLAQIAFFLAGVRGDVQRLCKASSTAEQQRIWDSRLRPVILNSIMLKVLGSPAFNWHALGVPRNQMNCFLADGSVSDFVRATFDPVPGYSNIKDNNYFYFLCLNGRYTRSSCPAYLKPEGFKALRDARVNNALKLHTDTILNVLRGLPDESLTKVIVMDSMDWFDPIPADRPLPPIDAALDQAEESPEAALEHLRSELDFEILEMRRVLRVGGHAVWRSAAKYPWYRQRFELAGFKVEPIDIRENNQAIDRVNMYASFWRAEKMA; encoded by the exons ATGATCAAGCCCACCCaggccgcgctcctcgcgaGTGGATTTCTGCTATTCACTGGTCTCAC CCCGATCAAGACCCTCCTCGCGCCACACCTCGATATGACCCCCGCCGTCCTGGGATGGTCCCTCGCCTCCCTCGCATGGGctcttgtcctcctcggcgtctcAAGTGTGCTCCGTACGCCGCTGATCTTCGCGTGGAACTGCTTCGTCAAGCCGTTCCTTCCAGTCAACAAAGATGGCGGACAGAAGGCGCACCTCGACGCGTTCTACGAGGGTCAGGCCGACGTGTACGACAGCACCCGCACCCATCTCCTCAAGGGCCGTGAGACGAtgctccagctcctcgcctcACACCTGAAGGCGCAGCCAGTCCCGCCGTCGGAGAAGCACAAGAAGCGTATCTGGGTTGACATTGGCGGAGGTACGGGGTGGAACATTGAGCACATGGACCAGTATCTTCCACACACGTACTGGGACGCAATCTACCTTGTGGACTTGTGCGAGCCGCTGCTTGAGGTTGCCAAACGTCGGTTTGCCGCCAAGGGATGGAAGAACGTCCATGTGCTGTGCCAGGACGCGAGCAGGTTCGTGCTCCCCGAGTGGGAGAGCGGGGAGCTTGACCCCCGCGGCTCGCTCACCGCCATAACTCTGTCGTACTCACTCTCCATG atTCCGCCGTTCTatcagctcctcgaccgctgCGACCAGGTGCTCGACCCACAACGCGGTCTCCTCGGTGTCGTCGACTTTTACACCTCCCGCGACGCCGGGGTCAaggagagg GCCCTGGGAACCCAGAGCAAGCGCGTGTCCTGGATGGCCAAGTGGTTCTGGGAGTGCTGGTTCGAGTTTGACAATGTCCACCTTCACCACTCGCGCCGCGACTACCTGGAGTACAAGATGGGCACGATCAAGACCTACAACGCGCGCAACAATTTCCTCAACTCGTGGTTCATCTCGATTCCCTT ttACATCTTCCTCGGTTGCTCGCGCCAGCGCGACGCCACGGCTGCCTCGCGCGCTTTCGAGATCGAGGCTGGCAACCGCCTCGGCCAGGGACGCGGTGGGCTTCTCACTCCTTCGTCCCCGTTCGCTTGCTCTCCTATGTCGTCGCCTGAGAAGCTCGGTGCCGTTCCAGAGATCACCATCGGCCCTGCGGCCATTGAGCgcgctgtcgccgagggcgatTACACGCAGACCCTTTTCGATGCTGGTGCGCCCCTCTCGCCTTTCCACTACCAGCTCCGCAAG GCCTGGCGCGTCCCCTacctcgaggagaaggtACACCAGGAGTTCCGCACGCACATCTACGGCTGG ACGTGGGAGGACCCTGACGTGGACGTCAAGCGTCTCGGTCTCAACAAGGATGACGAAGTTCTCGCCATCACGTCGGCAGGAGATAACGTGTTGCATTACGCCCTGGCGGCGCAGTGCAAGCGTGTGCATGCGGTCGACATGAACCCGTGCCAGGGTcacatcctcgagctcaagctcgccgcgATGCAGACGCTCGACTACGCTGACTTCTGGCGTATCTTCGGCGAGGGTGCACACCCGGACTTTACCAAGCTGTTGACCAGCAAGATGGCGCCATTCCTCTCGAGCCATGCTTACGCGTACTGGATGAAGCACGCAGACCAGTTTCAGCGCAACTTTTATTTCCGCGGCTACTCGGGCTGGGCTCTGCGCCTGGCTCAGATCGCGTtcttcctcgccggcgTGCGCGGCGATGTTCAGCGACTTTGCAAGGCGTCTAGCACGGCCGAGCAGCAGCGCATCTGGGACAGTCGCCTCCGGCCAGTCATCCTGAACAGCATCATGCTCAAGGTTCTCGGTAGCCCCGCTTTCAACTGGCATGCGCTGGGCGTGCCCCGCAACCAGATGAACTGCTTCCTCGCAGACGGCTCGGTCTCTGACTTTGTTCGTGCGACCTTTGACCCCGTGCCCGGGTACTCGAACATCAAGGATAACAACTACTTCTACTTCCTCTGCCTGAATGGCCGCTATACGCGCTCCTCATGCCCTGCCTACCTCAAGCCGGAGGGGTTCAAGGCGCTGCGTGACGCCCGGGTCAACAACGCATTGAAACTTCACACGGACACCATCCTCAA TGTGCTCCGTGGCCTTCCTGACGAGAGCTTAACCAAGGTCATCGTCATGGACTCAATGGACT ggTTCGACCCGATCCCCGCTGATCGCCCGCTCCCGCCAAtcgacgcggcgctcgaccaGGCTGAGGAGTCGCCCGaagccgcgctcgagcacctccGGTCCGAACTCGATTTTGAGATCCTCGAGATGCGCCGCGTCCTCCGCGTTGGCGGGCACGCAGTGTGGCGCTCGGCAGCCAAATACCCCTGGTACAGGCAGCGCTTCGAGCTGGCGGGCTTCAAGGTCGAGCCAATCGACATCCGCGAGAACAACCAGGCGATCGACCGCGTCAACATGTACGCGTCCT TCTGGCGTGCCGAGAAGATGGCTTAA
- the vosA gene encoding uncharacterized protein (Velvet factor), translating into MPSGSLSAPTATTPSKRGRTASSSSVASSQHDARAPSTPATPRLPSAAASQSGRESRESWGNPPRVASGSRSTSAGASVAVTSDRASERARSTENDEDARKRWEARRQAYSHLALMICQQPQRARLCSFKEENETIDRRPVDPPPVLEVISDDGQYPDLLDSTQFFIRASLVSKDPVSFEDGKPFYQPQVTQSGAEATAGDVIQTPERLRHMDGTPGALCIFAKLSVRLPGPFRLKFTLYETSPDGLSEICDTVSEGFEVYSPKQFKGMHESTPLTRHLATQGLKVKIRQGNDSQGKGGNKRRASSNSQFSRQQQRSPGSDVLSPAPPSAVIQTPHVRYSQGAARPRGGPGSAPPYPSQRGLVWHGQFPSYPGYHDYEMGAPRRSPMDDDRPRKVRRSMGHEDVYAAHDISSRLDMTLLSPSSDLSAFSLGSRRPASASSAPPSSRHDWVRREYPPGDDGLPHLVLSPPLAQYSSSSRATPPPHPHATREFAYPRLPRLDSASSHPQYPPAHHRHHDIAPPHEMQHHVTSHYSHPQSHPHSHRHPNHYQHRASSSPSSYSRHPRALAYRPGYHTGPPAPASLSQYPPGSPPPVLPPIRHSRSRSPSLQRHYDREPRA; encoded by the exons ATGCCGTCGGGGTCGCTATCTGCTCCAACCGCCACAACTCCGAGCAAACGCGGTCGGACTGCCAGCTCATCGTCTGTCGCGTCCTCGCAGCACGATGCACGCGCACCGTCAACGCCGGCCACCCCAAGGCTACCCTCCGCAGCTGCGTCGCAGTCGGGCCGCGAATCCCGTGAATCCTGGGGTAACCCACCTCGCGTCGCAAGCGGCAGCCGCAGCACGAGCGCGGGTGCCTCGGTAGCGGTGACATCTGACCGTGCaagcgagcgcgcgcgcagcacCGAAAATGACGAAGACGCGAGGAAACGGTGGGAAGCCCGTCGTCAGGCATATTCTCA TCTCGCTCTCATGATTTGTCAGCAACCGCAACGCGCGCGGCTGTGTTCgttcaaggaggagaatgaAACCA TCGACCGGCGCCCCGTCGATCCGCcccccgtcctcgaggtcatcTCTGACGACGGTCAATATCC TGATCTCCTGGACTCGACGCAGTTCTTCATTCGCGCGTCGCTCGTGTCAAAGGACCCCGTGTCGTTCGAAGACGGCAAGCCGTTCTACCAGCCGCAAGTGACCCAAAGCGGTGCCGAGGCCACAGCTGGCGATGTCATACAGACGCCCGAGCGGCTTCGCCACATGGATGGCACGCCTGGTGCACTGTGCATCTTTGCCAAGCTCTCTGTGCGGCTCCCGGGGCCGTTCCGACTCAAGTTTACGTTATACGAGACATCGCC TGACGGGTTGAGCGAGATCTGTGACACCGTGTCCGAGGGTTTCGAGGTCTACTCGCCCAAGCAATTCAAAGGCATGCACGAAAGCACGCCGCTTACACGTCATCTCGCTACCCAAGGCCTCAAAGTCAAGATCCGGCAGGGCAACGATTCGCAGGGCAAAGGTGGCAACAAACGCCGCGCGTCGAGCAACAGCCAATTTTctcgccagcagcagcgttCGCCAGGCTCCGACGTGCTCTCTCCTGCGCCACCCTCAGCGGTCATTCAAACACCCCATGTGCGATATTCACAGGGCGCTGCCAGGCCCAGGGGCGGTCCTGGATCAGCACCGCCATATCCTTCGCAACGCGGACTCGTATGGCATGGGCAGTTTCCCTCATACCCCGGATACCACGATTACGAGATGGGCGCGCCAAGGCGTTCGCCGATGGACGATGACCGACCTCGAAAAGTGCGGCGCAGCATGGGACACGAGGACGTGTACGCTGCCCACGACATCTCTTCGCGCCTGGACATGACCC TGCTTTCGCCGTCTAGCGACCTGTCTGCGTTCTCGCTGGGCAGCCGACGACCGGCTAGTGCATCgtcagcgccgccgtcgtcccGTCACGACTGGGTCCGGAGAGAGTATCCGCCTGGAGATGATGGGCTTCCGCACCTTGTTCTATCGCCGCCGCTTGCCCAGTACTCCTCCAGCTCACGCGCtaccccaccaccacacccTCACGCAACTCGCGAGTTTGCGTACCCACGACTGCCACGCTTGGACTCTGCATCGAGCCACCCGCAATACCCGCCTGCTCACCACCGTCATCATGACATTGCGCCTCCTCACGAAATGCAGCATCACGTCACTTCACATTATTCGCACCCGCAATCGCATCCGCATTCGCATCGCCACCCGAATCACTATCAGCACCGCGCAtcatcgtcgccgtcgtcgtactcgcgcCACCCGCGCGCACTGGCATACCGCCCTGGGTACCACACGGGTCCCCCTGCTCCGGCATCCCTCTCACAGTATCCCCCTGGTAGCCCACCTCCGGTGTTGCCTCCCATCCGGCACTCGCGTTCACGCTCCCCGTCTCTGCAGCGGCACTACGACAGGGAGCCACGTGCCTAG
- a CDS encoding uncharacterized protein (Protein of unknown function (DUF423)), with protein MSALTAQNIFRTGAALTATGISFGAFGAHALRTRFDLPESSHQSWMTGSSYLIYNGVALLALSAHPSVALGLRRYKMAAGLIVGGALVFSGSIFGLVLARDKVGKVLGPVTPLGGLAMIIGYIALALP; from the exons ATGTCTGCCCTCACTGCCCAGAACATCTTCCGCACCGGCGCCGCTCTCA CCGCCACCGGTATCTCGTTCGGCGCGttcggcgcgcacgccctCCGCACGCGCTTCGACCTTCCCGAGTCGTCGCACCAGTCATGGATGACCGGCTCTTCGTACCTCATCTACAATGGCGTCGCTCTGCTCGCACTCAGCGCCCACCCGTCTGTCGCTCTCGGCCTGCGGAGGTACAAGATGGCGGCGGGATTGATCGTCGGCGGTGCCCTCGTGTTCTCAGGAAGCATCTTTGGCCTCGTTCTCGCACGCGACAAGGTTGGCAAGGTCCTCGGGCCAGTGACCCCCTTGGGCGGCCTTGCCATGATTATTGG ctaCATCGCGCTTGCCCTTCCTTAA